A genomic window from Streptomyces sp. MST-110588 includes:
- a CDS encoding FxsB family cyclophane-forming radical SAM/SPASM peptide maturase yields the protein MECETDRTIRVPFRQFVLKVHSRCNLACTYCYIYQSPDASWRDRPRRVAPATMRRTALRIAEHVRAHRLAGIRVDLHGGEPLLTGPGPLLEQAAAVRAVLPEGCAAAFGVQTNGTLLTDPVLDTLADAGFRVGLSLDGGTPVLNRRRVDHAGRPSWPDVSRAARLLARRPEVFAGVLCTIDITSDPAEVYHSLRALNPPMLDFLLPHANWSSPPPAPPGAPGPTPYGDWLCTVFDLWWEEPPGAPRVRGFTEIIGLLLGRPSSSEAVGLSPVVALVVDTDGAIEQVDSLKSTYDGAAATGLDVFRNTFDEALDHPGMAARQQGALSLGAQCRGCALMEVCGGGNYAHRYRADGSGFRNPSVYCADLERLIRHIAGRLSAAVAGAPR from the coding sequence GTGGAGTGCGAGACCGACCGGACGATCCGGGTGCCCTTCCGGCAGTTCGTCCTGAAGGTGCACAGCCGGTGCAACCTGGCCTGTACCTACTGCTACATCTACCAGAGCCCGGACGCCAGTTGGCGCGACCGGCCGCGCCGGGTGGCCCCCGCCACGATGCGGCGGACCGCCCTGCGCATCGCTGAGCACGTCCGCGCCCACCGGCTCGCCGGCATCCGCGTCGACCTGCACGGGGGCGAGCCCCTGCTCACCGGCCCGGGCCCGCTCCTGGAGCAGGCGGCGGCGGTCCGCGCCGTACTCCCCGAGGGGTGCGCCGCCGCCTTCGGCGTGCAGACCAACGGCACCCTCCTGACGGACCCCGTGCTGGACACCCTGGCCGACGCGGGATTCCGGGTCGGTCTGAGCCTGGACGGCGGCACGCCCGTACTCAACCGCCGCCGGGTCGACCACGCCGGGCGCCCCTCCTGGCCCGATGTCTCCCGCGCCGCGCGGCTGCTCGCCCGGCGCCCCGAAGTCTTCGCGGGCGTCCTGTGCACCATCGACATCACCTCCGACCCGGCCGAGGTCTACCACTCGCTGCGGGCCCTGAACCCCCCGATGCTCGACTTCCTCCTCCCGCACGCCAACTGGTCCAGCCCGCCCCCGGCACCCCCGGGCGCCCCCGGCCCCACTCCGTACGGGGACTGGCTGTGCACCGTCTTCGACCTGTGGTGGGAGGAGCCCCCCGGCGCCCCCCGGGTCCGCGGCTTCACGGAGATCATCGGCCTGCTGCTGGGCCGGCCGAGCAGCAGCGAAGCGGTCGGCCTCTCGCCCGTCGTCGCCCTCGTCGTGGACACCGACGGCGCCATCGAACAGGTGGACTCCCTGAAGTCCACGTACGACGGAGCCGCCGCGACCGGCCTGGACGTCTTCCGCAACACCTTCGACGAGGCGCTGGACCACCCCGGCATGGCCGCCCGCCAGCAGGGGGCGCTCAGCCTGGGCGCGCAGTGCCGCGGCTGCGCGCTGATGGAGGTCTGCGGCGGCGGCAACTACGCGCACCGCTACCGGGCCGACGGCAGCGGTTTCCGTAATCCGTCCGTGTACTGCGCCGATCTCGAAAGGCTGATCCGGCACATCGCCGGCCGCCTCAGCGCGGCGGTCGCCGGCGCACCCCGCTGA
- a CDS encoding YxD-tail cyclophane-containing RiPP peptide: MVTIALTGPAPVRPPGPSAEPLPDFGGVDVASVAEHSGHPVLGAVAALLLSNWPAADEAVAYYEDGPGDPGEVFDPGKLPVTS; the protein is encoded by the coding sequence GTGGTGACAATTGCGCTCACCGGTCCGGCCCCGGTCAGGCCGCCCGGCCCGTCGGCCGAGCCGCTCCCCGACTTCGGCGGCGTCGATGTGGCCTCGGTGGCCGAGCACAGCGGCCACCCGGTGCTGGGAGCGGTGGCGGCACTGCTGCTGAGCAACTGGCCTGCGGCGGACGAGGCGGTGGCCTACTACGAGGACGGGCCGGGGGACCCGGGTGAGGTCTTCGATCCCGGAAAGCTCCCTGTGACGTCATGA
- a CDS encoding YxD-tail cyclophane-containing RiPP peptide, translating to MSDSGTGGAPVTEARRDAAPREEALPDFGRPDLAGLRQRVGHPVLTEVVAVLEERAHGDAAPVAYYDDGPGPDVGR from the coding sequence GTGTCGGACTCCGGGACCGGCGGCGCGCCGGTGACCGAGGCGCGCCGGGACGCGGCACCCCGCGAGGAAGCGCTGCCCGACTTCGGGCGCCCGGACCTGGCCGGCCTGCGGCAGCGGGTCGGGCATCCGGTGCTCACCGAGGTGGTGGCCGTACTGGAGGAGCGCGCCCACGGCGACGCCGCCCCGGTGGCGTACTACGACGACGGGCCGGGCCCGGACGTCGGGAGGTGA
- the fxsT gene encoding FxSxx-COOH system tetratricopeptide repeat protein, with protein MVDQPTTTGSNEHITISYAGFNRPWAAWISHQLEQLGHGTTMLRWDPSANSPLTEELAGLLAAEGRLLMVLDDWYFRLGPKTHEEWTAALQEVVAPHVERFAAVSVATQRLPSTASILRPADLRDLDAVEANRRVLHRLGVDPGRRRAEDAVTNAPRFPNDPPEVWNIPRRNNRFTGRDNVLEDLHGKLAGGLGSGPPLETRIALYGISGVGKSQIAAEYAHRFGNDYDVVWWISATNRGAAREQLAELATRLNLPVGQELGDRIRAVHEALRIGRPYRRWLLVFDSADDMEQIEDLVPDGRGHVLITTLTRDWSGSGSAQEIEVLPFTRTESVAYARRRAPRLTPMEADLLAEAVQDLPLLLAQTAAWLDANPMSPKEYIELIRRGEPSLVGIRISSDYPMAFQTSWAITLNTLRERSPAAVELLKLFAFFAPEAIPVPMLAKARRGDLPEHLADLAAEPISWNTALRRLTESTAVRLDYQVSQTFDPAVETAQMHRLYHRFLRSDMSEDERDRMSATACRVLVSADPQVPSDTRYWERYAELIPHLEPAGVLDSPEQSVQEMLLNCIEYLRVRGEYRIGLKLCEQFLSRWRTRIRPTQRTMLILTHQHANMLRWLGRYREAEAVGSAIVDQLSAEREAIDADLLRAQDGLAGTLMALGSYEEAFALFDTVWRAYVELLGAEAPRTLSCRVNRGAALGMLGRYEEALVTYREVLAIRERELRARHHLTLNAGTSYARMLRLLGHYRDAASRQDLNARLHHQVMGPHNPQTLRADHNLALCLRRAGDLSHADSLMADVMERSQRVQGPRHPETLMVRADYATFLREHGDLGHARELAEEVAERYRTLAGEDHPYTVGTLGNTGLVRGEFGEVSEALDIAERALSGMRRAVGPDHPWTLGCALNASGARNRADDEEGAVELSRDTMERAKTVLGETHPLTLSAKTGLAEDLRALRRGQEAAKLEQEAVQQLTETLGPEHPHTLSARRRRRPYWDFEPQPV; from the coding sequence ATGGTCGATCAGCCCACCACCACCGGCTCCAACGAGCACATCACGATCAGCTACGCGGGCTTCAACCGGCCATGGGCCGCGTGGATCTCCCACCAGTTGGAGCAACTGGGGCACGGCACCACCATGCTGCGCTGGGACCCGTCCGCGAACAGCCCGCTCACCGAGGAACTGGCCGGCCTGCTGGCCGCCGAGGGCCGCCTCCTGATGGTCCTGGACGACTGGTACTTCCGGCTGGGCCCCAAGACCCACGAGGAGTGGACGGCCGCCCTCCAGGAGGTCGTGGCGCCGCACGTCGAGCGTTTCGCGGCGGTGAGCGTGGCCACCCAGCGGCTGCCGAGCACCGCTTCCATCCTGCGCCCCGCCGACCTGCGCGACCTGGACGCGGTCGAGGCCAACCGCCGCGTCCTGCACCGCCTGGGCGTCGACCCGGGCCGGCGGCGCGCGGAGGACGCGGTCACCAACGCCCCGCGCTTCCCCAACGACCCTCCCGAGGTGTGGAACATCCCACGCCGCAACAACCGTTTCACCGGCCGCGACAACGTGCTGGAGGATCTGCACGGGAAGCTGGCCGGCGGGCTGGGCTCGGGCCCGCCGCTGGAGACCCGTATCGCCCTGTACGGCATCTCGGGTGTCGGCAAGAGCCAGATCGCGGCCGAGTACGCGCACCGGTTCGGCAACGACTACGACGTGGTGTGGTGGATCAGCGCCACCAACCGGGGGGCTGCCCGGGAGCAGCTCGCCGAGCTGGCCACCCGGCTGAACCTGCCGGTCGGCCAGGAGCTGGGCGACCGTATCCGGGCCGTCCACGAGGCGCTGCGGATCGGCCGCCCGTACCGCCGCTGGCTGCTGGTGTTCGACAGCGCGGACGACATGGAGCAGATCGAGGACCTGGTGCCCGACGGCCGCGGCCACGTCCTGATCACCACGCTGACCCGCGACTGGTCCGGCTCCGGCAGCGCCCAGGAGATCGAGGTGCTGCCCTTCACCCGTACGGAGAGCGTCGCCTACGCGCGGCGGCGCGCCCCGCGACTGACGCCCATGGAGGCGGACCTGCTCGCCGAGGCCGTACAGGACCTGCCGCTGCTGCTGGCGCAGACCGCGGCCTGGCTGGACGCCAACCCCATGTCGCCCAAGGAGTACATCGAGCTGATCCGCCGGGGCGAACCGAGCCTGGTCGGCATCCGGATCTCCTCCGACTATCCGATGGCCTTCCAGACGAGCTGGGCCATAACGCTCAACACGCTGCGGGAGCGCAGTCCCGCGGCGGTGGAGCTGCTGAAGCTGTTTGCGTTCTTCGCGCCCGAGGCCATTCCCGTACCGATGCTCGCCAAGGCCCGCCGCGGCGACCTTCCCGAACACCTGGCCGACTTGGCGGCCGAGCCGATCAGTTGGAACACCGCGCTGCGCCGGCTGACCGAGTCCACCGCCGTACGGCTGGACTACCAGGTGTCGCAGACCTTCGACCCGGCGGTGGAGACGGCGCAGATGCACCGGCTCTACCACCGCTTCCTGCGCAGCGACATGTCCGAGGACGAGCGGGACCGGATGTCGGCGACGGCCTGCCGGGTGCTGGTCTCCGCCGATCCGCAGGTCCCCTCCGACACCCGCTACTGGGAGCGCTACGCCGAGCTGATCCCGCACCTGGAGCCGGCCGGTGTCCTGGACAGCCCCGAGCAGTCCGTCCAGGAGATGCTGCTGAACTGCATCGAGTACCTGCGGGTCCGAGGTGAGTACCGCATCGGACTGAAACTGTGCGAGCAGTTCCTCTCCCGATGGCGTACGCGTATCAGGCCGACTCAGCGCACCATGCTCATCCTCACCCACCAGCACGCCAACATGCTGCGCTGGCTGGGGCGTTACCGCGAGGCGGAGGCGGTCGGCAGCGCGATCGTGGACCAGCTCTCGGCCGAGCGGGAGGCGATCGACGCCGACCTGCTGCGGGCCCAGGACGGCCTGGCGGGCACGCTGATGGCCCTGGGCTCGTACGAGGAGGCGTTCGCGCTCTTCGACACGGTCTGGCGGGCGTACGTCGAGCTGCTGGGCGCCGAGGCGCCGCGTACGCTCTCCTGCCGGGTCAACCGCGGCGCGGCGCTGGGCATGCTCGGCCGGTACGAAGAGGCGCTGGTCACCTACCGTGAGGTACTGGCCATCAGGGAGCGGGAACTGCGTGCCCGCCACCACCTCACCCTCAACGCCGGCACGTCCTACGCCCGGATGCTGCGCCTGCTCGGGCACTACCGCGACGCCGCCTCCCGCCAGGACCTCAACGCCCGCCTGCACCACCAGGTGATGGGCCCGCACAACCCGCAGACACTGCGCGCCGACCACAACCTGGCGCTGTGCCTGCGCCGCGCGGGCGACCTGTCCCACGCGGACTCCCTGATGGCCGACGTCATGGAGCGCTCCCAGCGGGTGCAGGGGCCGCGGCATCCGGAGACGCTGATGGTGCGGGCGGACTACGCCACGTTCCTGCGTGAGCACGGCGACCTCGGGCACGCCCGCGAGCTGGCCGAGGAAGTGGCCGAGCGCTACCGGACGCTGGCCGGCGAGGACCATCCGTACACCGTGGGTACCTTGGGCAACACCGGTCTGGTACGCGGGGAGTTCGGCGAGGTGTCCGAGGCGCTGGACATCGCCGAGCGGGCGCTGAGCGGGATGCGGCGGGCGGTGGGCCCGGACCATCCCTGGACGCTGGGCTGTGCGCTGAACGCCAGCGGGGCGCGCAACCGGGCGGATGACGAGGAGGGCGCCGTCGAGCTGAGCCGGGACACCATGGAGCGGGCCAAGACCGTCCTGGGGGAGACCCATCCGCTGACCCTGTCGGCCAAGACCGGACTGGCCGAGGACCTGCGCGCGCTGCGGCGCGGGCAGGAGGCGGCGAAGCTGGAGCAGGAAGCCGTCCAGCAGCTCACCGAGACGCTGGGCCCCGAACACCCCCACACCCTGTCCGCCCGGCGCCGCAGGCGCCCGTACTGGGACTTCGAACCACAGCCCGTGTAG
- a CDS encoding multifunctional oxoglutarate decarboxylase/oxoglutarate dehydrogenase thiamine pyrophosphate-binding subunit/dihydrolipoyllysine-residue succinyltransferase subunit yields the protein MSPQSPNSSSNSTDQEGQGKNPAAAFGPNEWLVDEIYQQYLQDPNSVDRAWWDFFADYKPGAGATAPSSASEGSPATQATGTAPAAPGAAAPSAPAAPAAQQPAPPAAEPAAARPAAPARPAASAPAPAQAAPAQAAPAKTAPVKTAQPAAKKDDVKADEAPAGPELVTLRGPSAAVAKNMNASLELPTATSVRAVPVKLLFDNRIVINNHLKRARGGKVSFTHLIGYAMVQALKAMPSMNYSFTEKDGKPTLVKPEHVNLGLAIDLVKPNGDRQLVVAAIKKAETLSFFEFWQAYEDIVRRARNNKLTMEDFTGVTASLTNPGGIGTVHSVPRLMPGQGLIIGVGAMDYPAEFQGTSQDTLNKLGISKVMTLTSTYDHRVIQGAASGEFLRIMNQLLLGENDFFDDIFKSLRIPYEPVRWLRDIDVSHDDDVTKAARVFDLIHAYRVRGHVMADTDPLEYEQRKHPDLDIIEHGLTLWDLEREFAVGGFAGKSMMKLRDILGVLRDSYCRTTGIEFMHIQDPKQRKWIQDRVERGHSKPEREEQLRILRRLNSAEAFETFLQTKYVGQKRFSLEGGESVIPLLDAVIDSAAEARLDEVVIGMAHRGRLNVLANIVGKSYAQIFREFEGNLDPKSMHGSGDVKYHLGAEGTFTGLDGEQIKVSLTANPSHLEAVDPVVEGVARAKQDIIGKGGTDFTVLPVQLHGDAAFAGQGVVAETLNMSQLRGYRTGGTVHIVINNQVGFTAAPESARSSMYATDVARMIEAPIFHVNGDDPEAVVRVARLAFEFRQAFNKDVVIDLICYRRRGHNESDNPGFTQPLMYDLIDKKRSVRKLYTESLIGRGDITLEEAEQALQDFQGQLEKVFTEVREATTAPAAPEVPQPQAEFPVHVDTAVSQEVIKRIAESQVNIPERVTVHPRLLPQLQRRAAQVEDGTIDWGMGETLAIGSLLMEGTPVRLAGQDSRRGTFGQRHAVLVDRRTGEDYTPLLYLSEDQARFNVYDSLLSEYAAMGFEYGYSLARPEALVMWEAQFGDFVNGAQTIVDEFISSAEQKWGQTSGVTLLLPHGYEGQGPDHSSARIERFLQLCAQNNMTVAMPTLPSNYFHLLRWQVHNPHHKPLVVFTPKSMLRLKAAASKTEEFTTGGFRPVIGDGTVDATAVRKVIFCSGKVYYDLEAERAKRGANDTAIIRIERLYPLPGRELQAEIAKFPNAGKYLWVQEEPANQGAWPFLGLNLIDHLDLAVGADIPHGERLRRISRPHSSSPAVGSAKRHQAEQAQLVAEAFDA from the coding sequence GTGTCGCCACAGTCCCCCAACAGCTCGAGCAACTCGACCGACCAAGAGGGGCAGGGAAAGAACCCTGCTGCCGCGTTCGGTCCAAATGAGTGGCTCGTCGACGAGATCTACCAGCAGTACCTCCAGGACCCGAACTCGGTAGACCGAGCCTGGTGGGACTTCTTCGCCGACTACAAGCCGGGAGCGGGCGCCACCGCCCCGTCCTCGGCCAGTGAAGGCAGCCCCGCCACTCAGGCCACCGGAACGGCCCCGGCCGCACCGGGTGCCGCCGCGCCGAGCGCGCCCGCGGCCCCCGCCGCGCAGCAGCCCGCGCCGCCGGCCGCCGAACCCGCCGCCGCACGGCCCGCCGCCCCGGCCCGGCCCGCCGCGAGCGCCCCGGCGCCCGCCCAGGCCGCCCCGGCCCAGGCCGCTCCCGCCAAGACCGCACCCGTGAAGACCGCTCAGCCCGCAGCCAAGAAGGACGACGTGAAGGCCGACGAGGCACCCGCAGGCCCGGAACTGGTCACTCTCCGTGGCCCCTCCGCAGCCGTCGCGAAGAACATGAACGCCTCCCTGGAGCTGCCCACGGCCACGTCCGTGCGCGCGGTCCCGGTCAAGCTGCTCTTCGACAACCGCATCGTCATCAACAACCACCTCAAGCGCGCCCGGGGCGGGAAGGTCTCCTTCACCCACCTCATCGGGTACGCGATGGTGCAGGCCCTCAAGGCCATGCCGTCGATGAACTACTCCTTCACGGAGAAGGACGGCAAGCCGACGCTGGTCAAGCCCGAGCACGTCAACCTCGGCCTGGCCATCGACCTGGTCAAGCCCAACGGGGACCGCCAGCTCGTCGTCGCCGCCATCAAGAAGGCCGAGACGCTCAGCTTCTTCGAGTTCTGGCAGGCGTACGAGGACATCGTCCGCCGGGCCCGCAACAACAAGCTGACGATGGAGGACTTCACCGGAGTCACCGCGTCGCTGACCAACCCGGGCGGCATCGGCACCGTCCACTCCGTCCCCCGCCTGATGCCCGGCCAGGGCCTCATCATCGGCGTCGGCGCGATGGACTACCCGGCGGAGTTCCAGGGCACCTCCCAGGACACCCTGAACAAGCTGGGCATCTCCAAGGTCATGACGCTGACCAGCACGTACGACCACCGCGTGATCCAGGGCGCCGCCTCCGGCGAGTTCCTGCGCATCATGAACCAGTTGCTGCTCGGCGAGAACGACTTCTTCGACGACATCTTCAAGTCGCTGCGCATCCCCTATGAGCCGGTGCGCTGGCTGCGCGACATCGACGTCAGCCACGACGACGACGTCACCAAGGCGGCCCGGGTCTTCGACCTGATCCACGCCTACCGGGTGCGCGGCCACGTCATGGCCGACACCGACCCGCTGGAGTACGAGCAGCGCAAGCACCCCGACCTCGACATCATCGAGCACGGGCTGACGCTGTGGGACCTGGAGCGGGAGTTCGCGGTCGGCGGCTTCGCCGGCAAGTCGATGATGAAGCTGCGCGACATCCTGGGAGTGCTGCGCGACTCGTACTGCCGCACCACCGGCATCGAGTTCATGCACATCCAGGACCCCAAGCAGCGCAAGTGGATCCAGGACCGGGTCGAGCGCGGGCACTCCAAGCCCGAGCGCGAGGAGCAGCTCCGCATCCTGCGCCGTCTGAACTCCGCCGAGGCGTTCGAGACGTTCCTGCAGACCAAGTACGTCGGCCAGAAGCGCTTCTCGCTGGAGGGCGGCGAGTCCGTCATCCCGCTGCTGGACGCGGTCATCGACTCCGCGGCCGAGGCGCGCCTGGACGAGGTCGTCATCGGCATGGCCCACCGCGGCCGGCTGAACGTGCTCGCCAACATCGTCGGCAAGTCCTACGCGCAGATCTTCCGGGAGTTCGAGGGCAACCTCGACCCGAAGTCGATGCACGGCTCCGGCGACGTGAAGTACCACCTCGGCGCCGAGGGCACCTTCACCGGCCTGGACGGCGAGCAGATCAAGGTCTCGCTCACCGCCAACCCCTCCCACCTGGAGGCGGTCGACCCGGTCGTGGAGGGTGTGGCGCGCGCCAAGCAGGACATCATCGGCAAGGGCGGCACGGACTTCACCGTCCTGCCCGTCCAGCTCCACGGTGACGCGGCCTTCGCCGGCCAGGGTGTGGTCGCCGAGACGCTGAACATGTCCCAGCTCCGCGGCTACCGCACCGGCGGCACCGTGCACATCGTCATCAACAACCAGGTCGGCTTCACCGCCGCGCCGGAGTCGGCCCGCTCCTCCATGTACGCCACCGACGTGGCCCGCATGATCGAGGCGCCGATCTTCCACGTCAACGGTGACGACCCGGAGGCCGTGGTCCGCGTGGCCCGCCTGGCCTTCGAGTTCCGTCAGGCGTTCAACAAGGACGTCGTGATCGACCTGATCTGCTACCGGCGCCGCGGCCACAACGAGTCCGACAACCCGGGCTTCACCCAGCCGCTGATGTACGACCTGATCGACAAGAAGCGCTCGGTGCGCAAGCTCTACACCGAGTCCCTCATCGGCCGGGGCGACATCACCCTGGAGGAGGCCGAGCAGGCGCTCCAGGACTTCCAGGGCCAACTGGAGAAGGTCTTCACCGAGGTCCGCGAGGCCACCACGGCCCCGGCCGCGCCCGAGGTCCCGCAGCCGCAGGCCGAGTTCCCGGTCCACGTGGACACCGCGGTCTCCCAGGAGGTCATCAAGCGGATCGCCGAGTCCCAGGTCAACATCCCCGAGCGGGTCACCGTCCACCCGCGCCTGCTGCCGCAGCTCCAGCGCCGCGCGGCCCAGGTCGAGGACGGCACGATCGACTGGGGCATGGGCGAGACCCTGGCCATCGGTTCGCTGCTGATGGAGGGCACCCCGGTCCGGCTCGCCGGCCAGGACTCCCGCCGCGGTACGTTCGGCCAGCGCCACGCGGTGCTGGTGGACCGGCGGACCGGCGAGGACTACACCCCGCTGCTCTACCTGTCCGAGGACCAGGCCCGCTTCAACGTCTACGACTCGCTGCTGAGCGAGTACGCGGCGATGGGCTTCGAGTACGGCTACTCCCTGGCCCGGCCGGAAGCGCTGGTCATGTGGGAGGCGCAGTTCGGTGACTTCGTCAACGGCGCGCAGACGATCGTGGACGAGTTCATCTCCTCGGCCGAGCAGAAGTGGGGCCAGACCTCCGGCGTCACGCTGCTGCTGCCGCACGGCTACGAGGGCCAGGGCCCGGACCACTCCTCGGCCCGCATCGAGCGCTTCCTCCAGCTCTGCGCGCAGAACAACATGACGGTCGCGATGCCGACGCTCCCGTCGAACTACTTCCACCTGCTGCGCTGGCAGGTCCACAACCCGCACCACAAGCCGCTGGTCGTCTTCACCCCGAAGTCGATGCTGCGTCTGAAGGCGGCGGCGTCCAAGACGGAAGAGTTCACCACGGGCGGCTTCCGTCCCGTCATCGGCGACGGCACGGTCGACGCCACCGCCGTCCGCAAGGTCATCTTCTGCTCCGGCAAGGTCTACTACGACCTGGAGGCGGAGCGGGCCAAGCGCGGCGCGAACGACACGGCGATCATCCGTATCGAGCGGCTGTACCCGCTGCCGGGCCGGGAGCTCCAGGCGGAGATCGCCAAGTTCCCCAACGCCGGGAAGTACCTGTGGGTCCAGGAGGAGCCGGCCAACCAGGGTGCCTGGCCGTTCCTCGGCCTGAACCTGATCGACCACCTGGACCTGGCGGTCGGTGCCGACATCCCGCACGGCGAGCGCCTGCGCCGCATCTCCCGGCCGCACTCCTCGTCCCCGGCCGTCGGCTCCGCCAAGCGCCACCAGGCCGAGCAGGCGCAGCTCGTCGCGGAAGCCTTCGACGCCTGA